One segment of Cutaneotrichosporon cavernicola HIS019 DNA, chromosome: 4 DNA contains the following:
- a CDS encoding uncharacterized protein (Zinc finger protein), giving the protein MCKHVLNAQVAIRAPCCQKWFDCPECHAEREDHQLRKTFEMVFLCKKCKKAFRKDAREMEESDEYCPHCDNHFVVDAKEPKAMIGVEGEDARVDNRMLKDDREKERDGRSLFSRDTTDRVERFDYSQAFGRQ; this is encoded by the exons Atgtg CAAGCACGTGCTCAACGCGCAGGTAGCAATCCGCGCGCCGTGCTGCCAAAAGTGGTTTGAC TGTCCAGAGTGCCACGCAGAAAGGGAGGACCACCAGCTGCGCAAGACGTTTGAGATGGTCTTCCTCTGCAAGAAG TGCAAGAAGGCGTTCCgcaaggacgcgcgcgagatggaggaatCGGACGAGTACTGCCCACACTGCGACAACCATTTC GTTGTTGATGCCAAGGAGCCAAAGGCGATGATCGGCGTGGAGGGCGAAGACGCGCGTGTCGACAACCGcatgctcaaggacgaccgtgagaaggagcgcgacgggcgcAGCCTATTCAGCCGCGACACCACGgaccgcgtcgagcgcTTCGACTACAGCCAGGCGTTTGGCCGCCAATAA
- a CDS encoding uncharacterized protein (Major facilitator superfamily transporter), with translation MDDAKPTQVAASKPDEAVRQPPTTSSTPSTFLGTYSTATHYQADAVSTPTVVLLWAAIHVLVVLQPDPVHPFLPRFLSSRLWFELQVRFRLAPRALGIGATQVSLRWAAAGPRQSITWALRYTNENRYEAARYLVWMGVMRAWTAVSHIQSLPGSKGQIARALSVPLPSMAGSHLHIGEVYGALILPLRPFQPAPDFAYMSLSKQAVLEVDISEVRPTARELEDGIELAPLPSSERSKDVLASDSETPAASTAEDASHLLDDEAPDGGQQAWIIVACCTILCFWFVGTTYSWGVLQGALVADHLAPASTLAFVGSIAVSMLSALAILNSRLFGQVGARPMALVGVAFMASSQLLAGFTTKNVGGLFVTAGVMMGLGVSLCFMVISITPSQYFTRRKGTALGIVYSGGGFGGAIISLALEAGVRHLGVPWTFRLVGFLMLATCVPAAWFIKERFSPQRREFVDWSLFKNLDFVALFAAGVLGTFPLFVPPFFLPLYAASMNLSTTTGAILVCLFNFSSALGRLATGVLSDRLLGPINTLLLVLSITSLSLLVLWPTSVSLGPLIVFVLINGAASGGFFAIMPTVVSTVMGTQRMAVAFGMIVTGWGGGYLMGAPTAGYLLAAFGGSGEGIKAYRPAVFWAGAMALAASAIVAALRWRKSPHWRVRM, from the exons ATGGACGACGCAAAGCCAACACAGGTGGCAGCGTCCAAACCTGATGAGGCAGTGCGCCAGCCGCCTACGACTTCCAGCACACCatcaaccttcctcgggACGTACAGTACTGCCACCCACTACCAAGCTGACGCAGTCTCCACACCTACCGTCGTCCTTCTCTGGGCCGCGAtccacgtcctcgtcgtcctaCA gcccGACCCCGTCcaccccttccttccccgcttcctctcctcccgccTCTGGTTCGAGCTCCAGGTGCGTTTCCGCCTCGCGCCCCGCGCCCTTGGAATCGGCGCGACACAGGTATCACTCCGCTGGGCGGCTGCGGGCCCACGCCAATCTATAACCTGGGCCCTACGATATACAAACGAAAACCGGTACGAGGCCGCGCGATACCTCGTCTGGATGGGAGTTATGCGCGCGTGGACGGCAGTATCGCACATCCA ATCACTACCTGGAAGCAAAGGGCAgatcgcgcgcgctctcaGCGTCCCACTCCCGTCTATGGCCGGATCCCACCTCCATATCGGGGAGGTGTACGGCGCGCTGATCCT CCCTCTGCGTCCCTTCCAACCAGCTCCCGATTTTGCGTACATGTCCTTGTCCAAACaggccgtcctcgaggtcgacatcTCGGAGGTACGTCCGACGGCtcgcgagcttgaggatggCATCGAGTTGGCCCCTTTGCCCAGCTCCGAACGGTCCAAAGATGTCTTGGCGTCCGACTCCGAAACACCTGCCGCCTCCACTGCCGAGGACGCTTCGCACCTTCTCGATGATGAGGCGCCCGACGGCGGCCAACAGGCATGGATCATCGTCGCGTGCTGCACCATTCTCTGCTTCTGGTTCGTAGGCACGACCTACTCCTGGGGTGTGCTGCAGGGCGCCCTTGTCGCCGATCACCTTGCACCGGCTTCGACGCTCGCATTCGTGGGTAGCATTGCGGTCTCGATGCTCTCCGCGCTGGCGATCCTCAACTCGCGACTCTTTGGAcaggtcggcgcgcgcccCATGGCCCTGGTCGGCGTGGCATTCATGGCCTCGTCGCAGCTCCTGGCCGGCTTCACAACCAAGAACGTCGGCGGCCTCTTCGTCACCGCTGGGGTGATGATGGGCCTCGGCGTTAGCCTCTGCTTCATGGTCATCTCCATCACGCCTTCGCAGTACTTTACGCGGCGCAAGGGCACCGCATTGGGGATCGTGTATTCTGGCGGCGGGTTCGGTGGCGCCATCATCTcactcgccctcgaagCGGGCGTACGCCATCTGGGCGTCCCGTGGACcttccgcctcgtcggcttCCTCATGCTCGCAACGTGTGTCCCAGCTGCGTGGTTTATCAAGGAGCGCTTCTCCCCACAGAGGCGCGAGTTTGTCGACTGGTCTCTCTTCAAGAACCTCGACTTTGTCGCGCTCTTCGCGGCTGGCGTACTTGGCACATTCCCACTATTCGTGCCGCCAttcttcctccccctctaCGCGGCCAGCATGAATCTGAGCACGACGACCGGCGCAATCCTCGTGTGTCTTTTCAACTTTTCATCAGcacttggccgcctcgcaACGGGAGTGCTCTccgaccgcctcctcgggcCCATCAacacgctcctcctcgtcctcagcatcacctcgctctcgctcctcgtcctATGGCCCACGTCCGTCTCGCTCGGTCCCCTCATCGTCTTTGTGCTCATCAACGGTGCAGCGTCGGGCGGCTTCTTCGCCATCATGCCCACAGTCGTCTCAACCGTCATGGGCACTCAGCGCATGGCTGTCGCTTTTGGCATGATCGTCACGggctggggtgggggtTACCTGATGGGCGCCCCAACCGCCGGTTACCTGCTGGCGGCGTTTGGTGGAAGCGGCGAAGGGATCAAGGCTTACCGGCCCGCAGTGTTCTGGGCGGGCGCGATGGCTTTGGCGGCGTCAGCCATAGTCGCGGCGCTCAGGTGGAGGAAAAGCCCACACTGGAGGGTCAGGATGTAG
- a CDS encoding uncharacterized protein (Fungal specific transcription factor domain) — protein MKDEDNNSGSEHEPPPTRISCVECRRLKRKCDRIQPCNQCKRYGKTCVFPEPEVPRRGKKYIAEMRDRMARLEGLLAEHAPHLNIDDAAGADPDGDRKRKLPSRPPSPGSDLFRSTPSLRSPPGLKHTPGSTVSLLHHPAVSPASSQGLFDHAPLPAPINLRPPPTLSASMPNGATPDAYERQPRHASGYEWCERHANKGHDGTASLSVEPDNQGYLGFASGASLLRILQITAGGVSLAGVDNDAPVSVPPPDWMPTHPQVIECIDAYFQHYHTQYPILHEATFRAQFAQVIAQPDPSQWNLLVNTVISLGAFCAGMPMYFVDHFLERADAVINVGHLETGSLVLVQAFTLLSNISQKRNKSNSGSVYLGIAIRMAIGLGLHRELPLWNIKPFEREVRRRVWWVLFIFDAGACITFGRPILLPYLDADVKMVHDVQDRDFTPSSATVPPPARETTVYSSLIHQASLVRTGNSCYTNVISTPPPPSKDVLELDAQLRHSYSRVPAWMSAAATVQMFSDTPWLHFSAHKLFWRYCNLRIIMARRAFLERALKRLPLSTRGSPPSNEPQADYILSDVCLSCATDTIDDINRFFKDRIPNALEKWYGLHFLFQASFVPLIALHADPGSPDQGVWRESIRLATETLRQFKGDPLADRCMRILDILAPPSQEAEAHNEVNSLFEFLQTNPMWADSTELAGELMPFADFSTLMAFFPPTPGI, from the exons ATGAAGGACGAAGACAACAATAGTGGCAGCGAGCACGAACCCCCTCCGACCCGTATCTCT TGCGTAGAGTGCCGGCGgctcaagcgcaag TGTGACCGCATCCAGCCATGCAACCAGTGCAAGCGGTATGGCAAGACATGTGTCTTTCCCGAACCCGAGGtgccgcgccgcggcaAGAA GTATATCGCCGAGATGAGAGACCGGATGGCGCGGCTCGAAGGCCTACTTGCAGAGCATGCCCCACACCTCAACATTGACGACGCAGCGGGCGCTGACCCCGATGGCGaccgcaagcgcaagctgcCCAGTCGCCCACCGTCGCCAGGCAGTGACCTCTTCCGATccaccccttccctccGCTCCCCGCCTGGACTGAAGCACACGCCTGGGTCGACGGTTTCTCTTTTACATCACCCAGCCGTGTCGCCAGCCTCGTCACAAGGCCTGTTCGATCATGCGCCCCTGCCCGCGCCCATCAACCTCCGGCCACCCCCAACGCTCTCGGCGTCCATGCCCAACGGAGCGACACCAGACGCATACGAGCGCCAGCCAAGACATGCGAGCGGATACGAGTGGTGCGAGCGTCATGCCAACAAGGGCCATGACGGCACCGCAAGTCTGAGCGTCGAGCCCGATAACCAGGGCTACCTCGGCTTCGCGAGCGGCGCCAGTCTCCTGCGCATCTTGCAGATCACGGCAGGTGGTGTCAGCCTCGCGGGTGTCGACAATGACGCACCGGTCTCTGTTCCTCCGCCAGACTGGATGCCAACACATCCACAAGTCATCGAGTGTATCGACGCCTACTTCCAGCACTACCACACCCAGTACCCGATTCTGCACGAGGCGACTTTCCGCGCCCAATTCGCCCAGGTCATCGCCCAGCCGGACCCGTCGCA atGGAACTTGTTGGTCAACACGGTCATTTCTCTTGGCGCGTTCTGCGCAGGTATGCCGATGTACTTCGTCGACCacttcctcgagcgcgccgacgccgtcatCAACGTCGGCCACCTCGAGACCGGATcacttgtcctcgtccaggcCTTCACACTTCTCTCCAACATCTCGCAGAAGCGCAACAAGTCCAACTCGGGCAGCGTTTACCTGGGCATCGCTATACGCATGGCTATCGGTCTCGGTCTGCATCGCGAGCTGCCGCTATGGAACATCAAGCCGTTTGAGCGTGAAGTGCG ACGACGAGTCTGGTGGGTGCTGTTCATCTTCGATGCCGGTGCGTGCATCACGTTCGGTCGCCCGATCCTTCTCCCGTacctcgacgcggacgTCAAGATGGTGCACGATGTCCAGGATAGGGACTTTACGCCATCCTCAGCCACCGTCCCACCACccgcgcgcgagacgaCAGTCTactcatccctcatccaccAGGCTTCTCTGGTACGAACTGGTAACTCGTGCTACACAAATGTCATCTCGacccctccaccaccctcgaaggacgtgctcgagctcgacgctcaGCTGCGCCACTCGTACTCGCGCGTGCCGGCGTGGatgagcgccgccgcaacAGTCCAAATGTTCAGTGACACGCCTTGGCTCCACTTCTCGGCACACAAGCTGTTCTGGCGGTATTGCAACCTCCGCATCATCATGGCTCGCCGTgccttcctcgagcgcgcatTGAAGCGTCTGCCGCTGAGCACGCGCGGCAGTCCACCCAGCAACGAGCCTCAAGCCGACTACATCCTCTCGGACGTGTGCCTGTCTTGTGCGACAGACACGATCGACGACATCAACCGGTTCTTCAAGGACCGCATCCCGAATGCCCTAGAAAAGTGGTATGGCCT CCACTTCCTCTTCCAGGCGAGCTTCGTGCCTCTCATCGCACTGCACGCCGACCCCGGCTCGCCCGACCAAGGCGTCTGGCGCGAGAGTATCCGCCTCGCTACCGAGACATTACGCCAGTTCAAGGGCGACCCGCTCGCTGATCGTTGCATGCGTATCCTTGACATCCTCGCGCCACCATCAcaggaggccgaggctcACAACGAGGTCAACTCGCTCTTCGAGTTCCTACAGACCAACCCTATGTGGGCCGACAgcaccgagctcgccggCGAGCTCATGCCCTTCGCCGACTTCAGCACTCTAATGGCCTTCTTCCCTCCAACCCCCGGAATATGA
- a CDS encoding uncharacterized protein (Ubiquitin carboxyl-terminal hydrolase): MSRSAPQSKAPSPARSPRVSTADDQPTSANKPAGIINMGMTCFLNSTFQSLAATPPLISLLRNNPALPLHLAPDSLLPPAVQTPDATPCLRADSLEPPLYPLMPVTRAFTNMLHKAWTMKDNGGGTSGPGESSMQHAMSLRALLKELARKYDQYDEFAQQDAHELLRHLLDSMEMEEKDVIKRLGKERAAAGVPSVAPQPLPDDSVPTRTGEQPEVELISFVDALFGGLLASVVVCETCKSVSHTYEGFLDLSLSMRGDDDQPTRQRKRDRFRGIASRLTPTKGKHLDNSHATMSEPEGSDSEHGRTRHLGIGHGRAPRQPSSDADSAHSNVMSNSSNGTKLGARVRPSFSFRRKDKDKDKKDKPKAGTSPDKSPSVSPLLETSTRLELAPPVPDSVPPTPPAISPDPSVSSNSLHSNHHQHQHQHHHQHQHHTAAPTAAQAAYIQRILNGPPGPPDSYDPLAKLRAAHAGQASPPRDSGLVESLKNFMAVEVLEGENAFACHKCWKIKVGRYSRGNSDPQTPANDDVPTIAVAGDGAHSGRDVPRNPGIMRAPSPLRQVVQRSASFSPTAPGTASLTVVPSSGGYSVDSLLSSSTADTTAASSVSGLTAFPAPEYDTDGLSDSSESDDEPPPEFVRRSALRPPFSRKQSRSKHFILRRAFKRYLIAKAPEVLVFHIKRFKQTTSGVYSAFSSLKKLDDFVSFPEMLDIAPFMAPNRNDFKAVPTSDGPRAPYQDWPSPEQCPSRTPMPYRLYAVVVHLGTMLGGHYVAYVLVDPERMFTRPGDPSGDPPELMDRLTLDGRTEKPDRRVWCYASDTQIRLASVQEVMAARAYLCFYEKAF; the protein is encoded by the exons ATGAGCCGCTCGGCTCCGCAGTCCAAggcgccgtcgccggcgcgctCCCCGCGCGTCTCGACTGCCGATGACCAGCCCACCAGCGCCAACAAGCCCGCCGGTATCATCAATATGGGCATGACGTGCTTCCTCAACTCGACGTTCCAGTCG CTTGCAGCAACACCACCTCTCATCTCCCTGCTGCGGAACAACCCCGCCCTTCCTCTGCATCTGGCGCCAGACTCTCTGCTTCCGCCTGCGGTTCAGACGCCCGACGCGACGCCCTGCCTTCGTGCAGACTCGCTCGAGCCCCCACTCTATCCCCTCATGCCCGTGACGCGCGCATTCACAAACATGCTGCACAAGGCGTGGACGATGAAGGATAACGGAGGCGGGACAAGCGGACCGGGCGAGTCGAGCATGCAGCACGCGATGTCGCTGCGTGCTCTCCTAAAAGAGCTCGCACGCAAGTATGACCAGTACGACGAGTTTGCACAGCAAGATGCCCATGAGCTGCTGCGGCACCTGCTCGACtcgatggagatggaggagaaggacgtcATCAAGCGTCTCGGTAAGGAGCGTGCGGCGGCTGGTGTGCCATCCGTCGCTCCACAACCGTTGCCTGACGACTCagtgccgacgaggacaggAGAGCAGCCCGAGGTGGAGCTGATATCCTTTGTGGACGCATTGTTCGGCGGACTACTCGCGTCAGTCGTCGTGTGTGAGACTTGCAAGTCGGTGTCACACACGTATGAGGGATTCCTCGACCTGTCACTGAGCATGCGGGGTGACGACGATCAGCCCACTCGACAGCGCAAGCGTGACCGGTTCCGCGGTATCGCGTCACGCCTCACCCCGACAAAGGGCAAGCACCTCGACAACTCGCATGCCACAATGTCGGAACCCGAGGGGAGCGACAGCGAACATGGCCGGACAAGGCATCTGGGGATCGGCCACGGCCGCGCACCACGTCAGCCATCGTCGGACGCGGACAGTGCGCACAGCAACGTCATGTCCAATTCCTCCAACGGTACAAAGCTCGGTGCAAGAGTGCGTCCGTCCTTTTCTTTCCGGCGAAAGGAtaaggacaaggacaagaaggacaagcccaaggcgGGCACGTCGCCGGACAAGTCGCCGTCCGTGTCACCACTACTTGAAACATCcacgcgcctcgagctcgcgccgccagtGCCCGACAGCGTGCCGCCCACTCCTCCCGCAATCTCGCCAGACCCATCGGTCTCTAGCAACTCCCTCCACTCCAATCAtcaccagcaccagcaccagcaccaccaccagcaccaACACCACACCGCTGCACCCACTGCCGCGCAGGCCGCGTACATCCAGCGTATCCTCAACGGCCCACCCGGGCCACCTGACTCGTATGACCCTCTCGCCAAGCTGCGTGCCGCGCATGCCGGCCAGGCTTCCCCGCCCAGAGACTCCGGACTCGTGGAGAGCCTGAAGAACTTCATGGCTGTCGAGGTGCTGGAGGGTGAGAACGCGTTTGCGTGTCACAAGTGCTGGAAGATCAAGGTGGGCCGCTACTCGCGTGGCAATAGCGACCCCCAGACCCCAGCCAATGACGACGTGCCCACCATCGCGGTGGCAGGGGACGGCGCGCACTCCGGCCGCGACGTGCCCCGCAATCCTGGGATCATGCGCGCGCCCTCCCCGCTGCGCCAGGTCGTACAGAGGTCCGCGTCGTTCTCGCCAACAGCGCCTGGTACGGCGTCGCTCACAGTTGTGCCCTCGAGTGGAGGATACAGTGTTGACTCGTTACTAAGTTCAAGCACGGCGGACACGACAGCCGCATCAAGCGTGTCGGGCTTGACTGCATTCCCTGCGCCGGAGTATGATACCGATGGTCTAAGCGACAGCAGTGAGAGCGACGATGAGCCGCCACCCGAATTTGTGCGCCGCTCGGCCCTCCGACCACCGTTCAGCAGGAAGCAGAGCCGCAGCAAGCACTTCATATTACGCCGCGCGTTCAAGCGATACCTGATAGCCAAGGCGCCCGAGGTCCTTGTATTTCACATCAAGCGGTTCAAGCAGACCACGAGCGGGGTATACTCCGCCTTCAGTAGCTTGAAAAA gctCGACGACTTTGTGTCGTTCCCCGAAATGCTGGACATTGCGCCGTTCATGGCGCCAAACAGAAACGACTTCAAGGCCGTGCCGACGTCCGATGGGCCGCGCGCTCCGTACCAGGACTGGCCAAGCCCAGAGCAGTGTCCCAGTCGCACGCCCATGCCGTATCGCCTATACGCGGTGGTCGTGCACCTCGGCACCATGCTCGGCGGGCACTACGTTGCGTatgtgctcgtcgacccgGAACGGATGTTCACGCGGCCCGGCGATCCATCCGGCGATCCCCCCGAACTGATGGACCGCCTCACGCTGGACGGCAGGACCGAAAAGCCCGACCGCCGCGTGTGGTGCTACGCCAGCGATACGCAAATCCGCCTCGCGAGCGTCCAGGAGGTTatggccgcgcgcgcgtacCTGTGCTTC TACGAGAAGGCCTTCTGA
- a CDS encoding uncharacterized protein (P-loop containing nucleoside triphosphate hydrolase protein), whose product MITLDIDSLAQRIIDAATCHPERRYIVAIGGIPGSGKSTVAYPLVDRINALAGTDVAMGLGTDGWHYSQAQLRAMNDSEMLFRRRGAHFTFDGLGYESFVRTLDEPEVQFPSFSHCDKDPVADGGWIRPQHRIVVIEGLHSLLDKAPWSTAALRYDEKVWVDTPIEVARDRIIRRHLNDGVEATLEAATRRAEGSDLLNARTLRKHVLTPTVVVQDTVAPPRAHVPIEASKAVAA is encoded by the exons ATGATCACACTGGACATTGACTCGCTCGCCCAGCGCATCATCGACGCTGCTACTTG CCACCCCGAAAGGCGATACATTGTTG CTATCGGCGGCATCCCAGGCTCGGGGAAGAGCACAGTCGCGTACCCTCTTGTGGACCGGATTAACGCGCTTGCGGGTACCGATGTCGCGATGGGCCTCGGCACCGATGGGTGGCATTATTCGCAGGCCCAACTGCGTGCGATGAAC GATTCGGAGATGCTATTCAGGCGGCGGGGAGCACACTTTACATTCGACGGGCTCGGGTACGAGTCCTTTGTGCGGACGCTGGATGAGCCAGAGGTGCAGTTCCCATCGTTCTCGCATTGCGACAAGGACCCCGTTGCAGACGGCGGCTGGATCCGGCCACAGCACAGGATTGT GGTGATTGAGGGCCTGCACTCTCTGCTGGACAAAGCACCGTGGTCGACCGCTGCACTGCGCTACGATGAGAAGGTGTGGGTCGACACTCCTATCGAAGTTGCACGCGACCGCATCATTAGGAGGCACCTCAACGATGGTGTCGAGGCTACGCTTGAAGCTGCGACGCGGCGGGCTGAGGGATCGGACCT cttGAACGCTCGGACACTGCGGAAACACGTCCTCACCCCTACAGTGGTTGTGCAGGACACGGTTGCTCCTCCGCGGGCACACGTGCCCATCGAGGCGTCAAAAGCGGTCGCGGCGTAG
- a CDS encoding uncharacterized protein (cytokinesis regulator), which translates to MPIPPSSGWAALADDWSDDPSFDFDDGGMLPTSSPASSSSRSSRQSRERKLSGSPLRQMHLKDIIEDDFVLDDNAFDDGPPTLKSRIPLPVHSTSPTTSTLLRKGDSPTSTLRRKDSSPRTNMKTLTLNATIMGAGPKGVGVITRLGSGPGNKVVSSSNVKAKAGAIEKAWEADLDFDSSFDGLTSSIGSGGGSLKLKLQPKSLSAQLADMDALDDFPDLDDADQDTLKASATLKAKLPPPRRRDDQATVKPKAKSQPVQAPKAEDDDLEDDLVLPLNLTNLTLATGSQPVRKLRPRTSMASTATTATTATTATTATDWDAPTTPSTTGRKSIVGAFSWGDESPSRGRHSETSMTSVSDGPERDSFKNNHDMDDEDYEDGLVLPDASFFASRNANTLNQILDRKRKQQYAPPPPPPLPQRADDSFEDGIVFDNPRAELTHRRLEKNRRNRTIPTPFLLGADRKKAEASKLGHPFPFPPPPMPPSAAPPQRARSPGGSLRSNSGKTRPESPFFRSGTRSRRTSENSMQPPPVPPLPSRVTAPNLIAPSTPHRLRTQKSQHNLVPSPSPTLARKQSLASMQDAIASGHRPSELPQHPPLPIMPGEKPGSRLTMPTSSSLAKMRPPVNTTFNRNKIRTMEMPRRTKQWGDGTELDGLEDLRVDDDAKSPRSTGSKSPYSTLRGRKSFDRAMAKQPPTPTAASFKAEEKDKEKKKRRQRKPALNLIRNLGATDKPRTVGEMTWNPRTSRWEGNEGVLRDFDAVASSTRPALISHFTGSSVASSPHSSAPQARIFGDMKFDPERMCWVSLLPPEEVEPDPFADMADDEESISSAGGSGTIRALPHKLVNIGISSRFVSDTSVGTGLTATSGTTGYTGLSTLTSASWEERAPLRTEMPELWAECREAEDRHRREMRGWVLRPVQTQSDMRDRERREEKRLWEVRNLALRS; encoded by the exons ATGCCCATCCCTCCTTCCAGTGGATgggccgcgctcgcggacgaCTGGTCCGATGACCCATCCTTTGACTttgacgacggcggcatGCTCCCCACCTCGAGTCCCGCGTCGAGCAGCAGCCGTTCGTCACGTCAATCTCGTGAGAGGAAACTTAGCGGCTCGCCCCTGCGTCAGATGCACCTCAAGGACATAATAGAAGACGACTttgtgctcgacgacaacgcGTTCGACGACGGGCCACCTACGCTCAAGAGCCgcatccccctccccgtccACTCCACATCACCCACCACATCCACCCTTCTGCGCAAGGGCGACTCGCCTACATCGACATTACGCCGTAAAGACTCGTCGCCCCGCACAAACATGAAGACACTAACACTCAACGCTACCATCATGGGCGCAGGGCCAAAGGGTGTTGGTGTCATCACTCGACTGGGTTCAGGCCCAGGCAACAAGGTGGTGTCGAGCAGCAacgtcaaggccaaggccggtGCCATCGAGAAGGCTTGggaggccgacctcgactttgaTTCGTCGTTCGACGGCCTCACGAGCAGCATTGGCTCGGGAGGCGGCAGCCTCAAGCTCAAACTCCAGCCCAAGAGCTTATCGGCCCAGCTCGCAGATATGGACGCACTAGACGACTTTCCCGACCTTGACGATGCGGACCAGGACACGCTCAAGGCTAGCGCGAcgctcaaggccaagctgccGCCCCCACGAAGGAGAGATGATCAGGCTACGGTCAAACCCAAAGCCAAGTCACAGCCGGTCCAAGCGCCGAAAGCAGAGGACGATGACCTGGAGGAcgatctcgtcctcccgctcaacctcaccaaccTCACTCTTGCGACTGGGAGCCAACCTGTACGCAAATTGCGCCCACGCACAtcgatggcctcgacggcTACCACCGCTACCACCGCTACCACCGCTACTACCGCTACCGACTGGGACGCGCCGACTACACCTTCTACCACGGGGCGCAAAAGTATCGTCGGTGCCTTCTCCTGGGGAGACGAGAGCCCGAGTCGTGGCCGCCACTCTGAAACATCCATGACTAGCGTTTCTGACGGTCCCGAGCGCGACTCGTTCAAGAACAATCACGACATGGATGACGAAGACTATGAGGATGGTCTCGTGCTTCCTGACGCATCCTTCTTCGCATCCCGTAACGCTAATACGCTCAACCAGATCCTAGAtcgcaagcgcaagcagcAGTACGCTCCTcccccgccaccgccactacctcagcgcgccgacgactcGTTCGAGGATGGGATCGTGTTCGACAAcccgcgcgccgagctcactCACCGCCGGTTGGAGAAGAACCGGCGGAACCGCACAATACCCACCCCATTcctgctcggcgccgaccgcaagaaggccgaggcgtccaagctcggccaccccttccccttcccgcCGCCCCCTATGCCGCCCAGTGCGGCGCCTCCTCAGCGAGCACGGAGCCCAGGCGGCAGCCTACGCTCAAACTCGGGCAAGACGCGGCCTGAGAGCCCGTTCTTCCGATCGGGGACACGATCGCGGCGTACATCGGAGAATTCGATGCAACCTCCGCCTGTACCGCCACTACCATCGCGCGTGACCGCGCCGAACCTCATCGCTCCGAGCACGCCGCATCGCCTACGAACGCAGAAGAGCCAACACAACCTGGTtccgtcgccgtcgccgacgctTGCGCGCAAGCAGTCACTCGCGTCCATGCAGGACGCGATCGCGAGCGGGCACAGGCCATCCGAGTTGCCCCAGCACCCGCCGCTACCTATCATGCCTGGCGAGAAGCCTGGCAGCAGACTCACGATGCCGACTTCGAGCAGCCTTGCAAAGATGCGCCCGCCTGTCAACACGACCTTCAATCGTAACAAGATTCGTACGATGGAGATGCCGCGACGCACCAAGCAATGGGGTGATGGCACTGAACTAGACGGCCTCGAAGACCTCCgcgttgacgacgacgccaagtCGCCGCGCAGCACTGGGTCCAAGTCGCCATACTCGACATTGCGAGGTCGGAAAT CCTTTGACCGCGCAATGGCCAAGCAGCCGCCGACGCCTACGGCCGCGAGcttcaaggccgaggagaaggacaaAGAAAAGAAAaagcgccgccagcgcaaGCCCGCACTCAACCTCATCCGTAATCTCGGCGCGACGGACAAGCCCAGGACTGTCGGCGAGATGACCTGGAACCCGCGCACAAGCCGGTGGGAGGGTAACGAGGGGGTGCTGCGCGACTTTGACGCCGTGGCGTCCAGCACCAGGCCGGCGCTCATCTCGCACTTCACCGGGAGCTcggtcgcgtcgtcgcctcactcgagcgcgccacAGGCGCGAATCTTTGGGGACATGAAGTTTGACCCAGAGCGCATGTGCTGGGTATCGCTGCTGCCGCCAGAAGAGGTCGAACCGGACCCGTTCGCTGAcatggccgacgacgaggagagcatATCTAGCGCTGGAGGTTCGGGGACGATCCGGGCACTCCCGCACAAGCTGGTCAACATCGGCATCAGCTCGAGGTTCGTGAGCGACACGAGCGTCGGCACGGGCCTCACTGCCACGAGCGGCACGACAGGCTACACTGGACTTAGCACTCTCACAAGTGCAAGCTgggaggagcgcgcgccgctgcgcACCGAGATGCCCGAGTTGTGGGCCGAGTGCcgtgaggccgaggaccgGCACCGACGCGAGATGCGTGGCTGGGTCCTACGCCCCGTACAGACCCAGAGCGACATGCGCGACAGAGAGAGGCGTGAGGAGAAGCGTTTGTGGGAGGTGCGGAACCTTGCACTACGCAGCTAG